One stretch of Scophthalmus maximus strain ysfricsl-2021 chromosome 12, ASM2237912v1, whole genome shotgun sequence DNA includes these proteins:
- the st8sia1 gene encoding alpha-N-acetylneuraminide alpha-2,8-sialyltransferase, with protein MLVRCCRGKLSVWAALCVLVLCWFYVFPVYRLPSDKEIVDEVVRQGGMWRKNQTGIDLYRKLLTECCSPRRMFAVTKENSPMGKVLWYDGEFYHSHTVNNETYPLFVQDTPLQFPLKKCAVVGNSGILRRSKCGRHIDQADFIMRCNLPPLSKEYVDDVGTRTNLVTANPSIIEKRFQNLLWSRKAFVDSMKVYGSSYMYMPAFSMKPCTDLSLRAYYALADTSSNLTMLFANPEFLRTVGKFWKSRGVHAKRLSTGLFLVSLALGLCEEVTAYGFWPFSIGLDEQPVSHHYYDNILPYKWFHAMPEEFVQLWDLHKTGTLRMRVGHCPP; from the exons ATGTTGGTGCGCTGCTGCCGGGGCAAGCTGTCCGTGTGGGCCGCTCTGTGCGTCCTGGTGCTCTGCTGGTTCTACGTCTTCCCCGTGTACAGACTCCCGAGCGACAAAGAGATCGTGGACGAGGTGGTAAGGCAGGGGGGCATGTGGAGGAAGAACCAGACGGGCATCGACTTGTACAG GAAGTTGTTGACAGAATGCTGCAGTCCACGGAGGATGTTCGCCGTAACCAAGGAGAATTCGCCGATGGGCAAGGTCCTGTGGTACGACGGCGAGTTTTACCACTCGCACACCGTCAACAACGAGACCTACCCGCTCTTCGTGCAG GACACCCCTCTGCAGTTCCCCCTGAAGAAGTGTGCGGTGGTGGGCAACAGCGGCATCCTCCGGCGCAGCAAATGTGGCCGCCACATCGACCAGGCCGACTTCATCATGCG GTGTAACCTTCCACCACTGTCAAAGGAATATGTGGACGATGTGGGAACCAGAACGAATCTGGTGACAGCCAACCCCAGCATCATAGAGAAAAG GTTTCAGAACCTCCTGTGGTCGAGAAAAGCCTTCGTGGACAGCATGAAGGTGTACGGCTCCAGCTACATGTACATGCCGGCCTTCTCCATGAAGCCTTGCACCGACCTGTCCCTGCGGGCGTATTACGCGCTGGCGGACACCTCCTCCAACCTCACCATGCTGTTCGCCAACCCCGAGTTCCTGCGCACGGTGGGCAAGTTCTGGAAGTCGCGCGGCGTGCACGCCAAGCGCCTCTCCACGGGGCTCTTCCTGGTCAGCCTGGCCCTGGGGCTGTGTGAGGAAGTGACGGCCTACGGCTTCTGGCCGTTCTCCATCGGCCTGGACGAGCAGCCGGTCAGCCACCACTACTACGACAACATCCTGCCCTACAAGTGGTTCCACGCCATGCCCGAGGAGTTTGTGCAGCTCTGGGACCTGCACAAAACCGGCACGCTGCGCATGAGGGTGGGACACTGCCCCCCTTAG